A portion of the Penaeus monodon isolate SGIC_2016 chromosome 28, NSTDA_Pmon_1, whole genome shotgun sequence genome contains these proteins:
- the LOC119591239 gene encoding beta carbonic anhydrase 1-like, whose amino-acid sequence MGMSRILQGIMRYRETHRAGMVKQFKVVRDDPHPKAVFFSCMDSRMLPTRFTQTNVGDMFIVRNAGNLVPHANLCGHEEITTEPAALELGCIINGIRHVIVCGHSDCKAMNMLHLLRNTDRLHHEIIRLSPLKAWLVRHGSSSLAKFAQLEVANFQAPLIFQAETPMRRFVAYIDPENHFSDEDKLSQVNTLQQLQNIASYNFMREGLLRGKVYIHALWFDIYTGDIYYFSRQQKMFVDVNEGNIEKLLEEVSKYYT is encoded by the exons ATGGGGATGTCACGGATATTACAGGGGATTATGAGGTACAGGGAGACCCACAGAGCGGGAATGGTGAAGCAATTTAAGGTTGTTCGTGATGATCCCCAT CCAAAAGCAGTATTTTTCTCCTGCATGGACAGCAGAATGTTGCCAACAAGGTTTACGCAAACAAATGTTGGAGACATGTTTATTG taaGAAATGCAGGGAATCTGGTACCTCATGCAAACCTCTGCGGCCATGAAGAAATCACAACTGAACCAGCAGCATTAGAATTAGGTTGCATTATCAATGGCATTCGTCACGTTATTGTGTGTGGCCACTCTGATTGCaag GCAATGAATATGCTTCATCTCCTTCGCAACACTGACAGACTGCACCATGAAATTATCAGGTTATCTCCCCTCAAGGCATGGTTAGTGCGACATGGAAGCTCCTCGTTGGCTAAATTTGCACAGCTTGAGGTGGCAAATTTTCAAGCTCCTCTCATCTTTCAG GCTGAAACCCCAATGCGAAGATTTGTCGCCTACATAGACCCAGAAAATCACTTTTCCGATGAGGACAAACTCTCACAAGTGAACACCCTACAACAGCTCCAGAACATCGCCAGTTACAACTTCATGCGCGAGGGACTACTCAGAGGCAAGGTCTACATTCATGCCTTATGGTTTGATATTTACACTGGCGACATTTATTACTTTAGTCGACAGCAAAAGATGTTCGTGGACGTCAATGAAGGTAACATAGAGAAGCTCCTAGAAGAAGTTTCAAAATATTACACATAA